One Streptosporangium sp. NBC_01495 DNA window includes the following coding sequences:
- a CDS encoding ISAs1 family transposase, producing the protein MPSSPIGVLTRHSEHAAASDPWTDLPTLAEVLNTLPDPRSRRGRRYRLGPLLALSLLAVLGGATSIAAINRSISGYDPSVLSRAGLPGTARLATSTLRRLLARLDGDAFDTAIGTYLAALTADGLPAADPPTSRVPLIGLAVDGKALRGSRTGNGTVTHLLAAMRHDTQTVLAQRQIAAKSNEIPAFTPLLSGLDLSGAVVTADALHTQHEHARQILAAGGHYLFIVKGNQPTLHRRLKTLPWRAALLNDRTDEHGHGRREIRRMKICTVRPGLPFPHAAQAIQVKRRRTNRRTGKTTIVTIYAITSLPPGRATHARLAALIRGHWSIEALHHIRDVTYREDASRVRTGAAPRVMASLRNLAIGLARMIGWTNIAAATDHYRSHPANGLQLLGLTT; encoded by the coding sequence GTGCCATCATCCCCGATCGGCGTGCTCACCCGCCACTCCGAGCACGCCGCAGCATCCGATCCATGGACCGATCTGCCCACCCTGGCCGAGGTCCTGAACACCCTGCCCGACCCGCGCAGCCGCCGCGGACGCCGCTACCGGCTCGGCCCGCTGCTGGCGCTGTCCCTGCTCGCCGTACTCGGCGGAGCCACCTCGATCGCGGCGATCAACCGATCCATCAGCGGATATGACCCGAGCGTCCTGTCGCGCGCCGGGCTGCCCGGCACCGCCCGCCTGGCCACCAGCACCCTGCGGCGACTACTCGCCCGCCTGGACGGCGACGCCTTCGACACCGCGATCGGCACCTACTTGGCCGCCCTCACCGCCGACGGCCTGCCCGCCGCAGACCCGCCCACCAGCCGAGTCCCGCTGATCGGCCTGGCCGTGGACGGCAAAGCCCTGCGCGGCAGCCGCACCGGCAACGGAACCGTGACCCACCTGCTGGCCGCCATGCGCCATGACACCCAGACCGTCCTGGCTCAGCGGCAGATCGCGGCCAAAAGCAATGAGATTCCCGCGTTCACACCATTGCTGTCCGGCCTGGACCTGTCCGGGGCGGTGGTCACCGCCGACGCCCTGCACACCCAGCATGAGCACGCCCGGCAGATCCTCGCCGCAGGCGGCCACTACCTGTTCATCGTCAAGGGCAACCAGCCCACCCTGCACCGCCGGCTCAAGACCCTGCCCTGGCGGGCGGCCCTGCTCAACGACCGCACCGACGAGCACGGCCACGGCCGCCGCGAGATCCGCCGCATGAAGATCTGCACCGTCCGGCCCGGCCTGCCCTTCCCCCACGCCGCCCAGGCGATCCAGGTCAAACGCCGCCGCACCAACCGCCGAACCGGCAAGACCACCATCGTCACGATCTACGCGATCACCAGCCTGCCGCCCGGCCGGGCCACCCACGCCCGACTCGCCGCACTGATCCGCGGCCACTGGAGTATCGAGGCTCTGCACCACATCCGCGACGTCACCTACCGCGAGGACGCCTCCCGGGTTCGGACCGGCGCCGCCCCACGGGTCATGGCGAGCCTGCGCAACCTGGCCATCGGCCTGGCCCGCATGATCGGCTGGACCAACATCGCCGCCGCCACCGACCACTACCGCAGCCATCCCGCAAACGGTCTTCAGCTACTCGGTCTCACGACATGA
- a CDS encoding CRISPR-associated endoribonuclease Cas6, with product MFPQAKRRRGAYAVGGRGWVELGSPLFDVVAVLAQGVKQRELLDWGGVAFRVLNVVAAEPPAFESGRGRFRTSTPVVMKGTGRDESGQRTTRQAWLLPTDQEFPVFFQRNLRRKAETLGLDPEVSLTEISWVGSKRSFSVGQGAKPGAPVEVELTGPPETLQAIWSWGLGQANAAGFGWVTV from the coding sequence GTGTTCCCCCAGGCGAAGAGGCGGCGGGGAGCGTACGCGGTCGGCGGGCGGGGTTGGGTGGAGCTGGGCAGCCCGCTCTTCGACGTGGTGGCCGTGCTCGCGCAGGGGGTCAAGCAGCGGGAGTTGCTGGACTGGGGAGGTGTGGCGTTCCGGGTGCTGAACGTCGTGGCGGCGGAGCCCCCAGCGTTCGAGTCGGGGCGGGGTCGGTTCCGGACGAGTACGCCGGTGGTGATGAAGGGAACCGGCCGGGACGAGTCCGGGCAGCGGACCACCAGGCAGGCCTGGCTGCTCCCGACAGACCAGGAATTTCCGGTGTTCTTCCAGCGCAACCTACGGCGGAAGGCCGAGACGCTGGGGCTGGACCCGGAGGTGTCGCTGACGGAGATCTCCTGGGTGGGGTCCAAGCGTTCCTTCTCGGTAGGCCAGGGCGCGAAGCCCGGAGCGCCGGTCGAGGTGGAGCTGACCGGGCCGCCGGAGACGCTCCAGGCCATCTGGAGCTGGGGGCTGGGACAGGCCAACGCGGCCGGCTTCGGCTGGGTGACCGTGTGA
- the cas7i gene encoding type I-B CRISPR-associated protein Cas7/Cst2/DevR has translation MSYLVGKIVLDVVAGAPNNGLGEDNVARVKQLRVGRDVHPYVSAQAFRRWVRDSLPASEPVSPVVRSGGGQKQQAYTHGRPDRYLDDDLFGYMVAVKGDKAKTCQRDTVLATGTFVSVAPRRPNRDFGTMSRGFGAGENPVLHGHEFYSAELAGDVLLDLPRIGVFETDGTGLKVALPEPAAKEARENGAEPVTFRGSSALRLAIAERRRRAALLLRTLTAVRGGAKQSMHYGDRAPALILLAPVKGGVNPFTRVVGVRGERARFDAGVLRAEIEAWADELDGPVLLGWAPGFLGEQRDQVRAELADLVKAEHLVIGHPRVLLGGLAERIERGEHDTWFEDPKA, from the coding sequence ATGAGCTACCTGGTCGGAAAGATCGTCCTGGATGTGGTGGCCGGGGCGCCGAACAACGGCCTGGGCGAGGACAACGTCGCCCGGGTGAAGCAGCTGCGTGTCGGGCGTGACGTCCATCCGTACGTCTCGGCGCAGGCGTTCCGCCGCTGGGTACGCGACTCGCTGCCCGCGTCGGAGCCGGTGTCGCCGGTGGTGCGCTCGGGCGGCGGCCAGAAGCAGCAGGCGTACACGCACGGCCGTCCCGACCGATACCTCGACGACGACCTGTTCGGTTACATGGTCGCGGTCAAGGGTGACAAGGCCAAGACCTGCCAGCGGGACACGGTGCTGGCCACCGGCACGTTCGTGTCGGTGGCCCCGCGCCGTCCCAATCGGGATTTCGGAACGATGAGCCGCGGCTTCGGCGCCGGGGAGAACCCGGTGCTGCACGGGCACGAGTTCTACAGCGCGGAGCTGGCCGGGGACGTGCTGCTGGACCTGCCGCGGATCGGCGTCTTCGAGACCGACGGGACCGGCCTGAAGGTCGCCCTTCCGGAACCGGCCGCCAAGGAGGCACGGGAGAACGGCGCGGAGCCGGTGACGTTCCGAGGGTCCTCGGCACTGCGGCTGGCGATCGCCGAGCGTCGCCGCCGGGCCGCGCTGCTGCTGCGTACGCTGACGGCGGTGCGCGGTGGCGCCAAGCAGTCGATGCACTACGGGGATCGGGCTCCGGCCCTGATCCTGCTCGCGCCGGTCAAGGGTGGCGTCAACCCCTTCACGCGGGTGGTCGGTGTCCGGGGCGAGCGGGCGCGGTTCGACGCCGGGGTGCTGCGCGCCGAGATCGAGGCCTGGGCCGACGAGCTGGACGGTCCGGTGCTGCTGGGCTGGGCGCCGGGGTTCCTCGGGGAGCAGCGGGACCAGGTGCGCGCCGAGCTGGCCGACCTGGTGAAGGCCGAGCACCTGGTGATCGGCCATCCTCGGGTGCTGCTGGGCGGTCTGGCCGAGCGGATCGAGCGCGGCGAGCACGACACCTGGTTCGAGGATCCCAAGGCATGA
- the cas5 gene encoding CRISPR-associated protein Cas5 yields MTAVGPFEDEDVRAVEALEVTVTAPIVSFRNPLYAGVQVALPCPPPATVGGMLAAAAGGWDAVDPGTRFAMAFRARGKGVDLETYHPLDATGRKADPTPREREFLAGVTLTMWLVADAELWERRLRRPVWPLRLGRSQDLVGVATRRVMLRTGPGRQGHAVLPEGIAPAPGGTLLRLPTAVSLDRSRTRWDGYRFDPSGRSETPITGDRVNEAGQTVAFLPPVHPAQLAAAVGA; encoded by the coding sequence ATGACCGCCGTCGGGCCTTTCGAAGATGAGGACGTGCGGGCCGTCGAGGCGCTGGAGGTGACGGTGACCGCGCCGATCGTCTCCTTCCGCAACCCGCTGTACGCCGGGGTGCAGGTGGCCCTCCCCTGCCCTCCCCCGGCGACCGTGGGCGGCATGCTGGCCGCGGCGGCCGGAGGGTGGGACGCCGTCGACCCGGGGACGCGGTTCGCGATGGCGTTCCGGGCGCGCGGCAAGGGGGTCGATCTGGAGACCTACCATCCGCTGGACGCCACCGGGAGGAAGGCCGATCCGACCCCTCGGGAACGGGAGTTCCTGGCCGGTGTGACGCTGACGATGTGGCTCGTCGCCGATGCAGAGCTGTGGGAACGCAGGCTGCGCAGGCCGGTGTGGCCGCTGCGGCTGGGCCGGAGCCAGGATCTCGTCGGGGTGGCGACCCGGCGCGTCATGCTGCGGACCGGCCCCGGCCGCCAGGGGCATGCCGTCCTGCCCGAGGGAATCGCTCCCGCGCCCGGCGGGACCTTGCTCCGGTTGCCGACGGCGGTCTCCCTGGACCGTTCCCGGACTCGCTGGGACGGCTACCGCTTCGACCCCTCAGGGCGAAGTGAGACGCCGATCACCGGCGACCGGGTGAACGAAGCCGGTCAGACGGTGGCGTTCCTACCGCCTGTTCATCCCGCTCAACTCGCCGCCGCCGTGGGAGCGTGA
- the cas3 gene encoding CRISPR-associated helicase Cas3', whose protein sequence is MSVELREMLAKSAPKERLTAHLAATLAGAVVLRRRVGKVALLERATGGLFWPAACLAGLCHDAGKIPDGFQAMLRGAVRSWGERHEVVSLGFLPGLIGDESLLRWVATGVATHHRSLEGERGSLTLAYGGVAEEEWRERLQPLPGDVAAELADWLAATALHAGLPVTPSQAEELDVLGEALRLFEGVLETWELPVTPDEGLAAVLLQGAVTLADHVSSAHGTLHVGQPLDAEFRPALEKTFAAKGRDLRPHQIEAAAVDGHLLLRAPTGSGKTEAGLLWAAGQVAAIADETGGVPRIFYTLPYLASINAMSERLGALLGDGTLVGVMHSRAASYHLAASICPEDGEDEHVEAARKAVSRAAATRLFRETVRVGTPYQILRGALAGPAHSGTLLDAANSVFVLDELHAYDPQRLGYILATAGLWERLGGRVAVLSATLPDALARLFREVLDQDVHPVEASTSGAQLRHRLATRERHLTDPESVEEIKGRLAGGESVLVVANNVADAQHLFAELAPEVDDETAFLLHSRFRRMDRSALERAIGERFGVGGPRRPGLVVATQVVEVSLDVDFDCLFTSAAPLEALLQRFGRVNRVADRPPADVVVHPATFAARREGGEEFADGVYPRFPVEAGWEILSRHDGEEVDEAHARVWLDEVYGTAWGRDWYDEVLEHRTEFAEAFLGFAYPFVSRDELAERFDAMFDGTEAVLAQDRDAYEADLNRVSGDAAAGRLLAERYLIPMPHWAAPLTSWEKKLRLRVVNADYDERLGLGEIHGPAAQTYQAGEVL, encoded by the coding sequence GTGAGCGTGGAGCTACGGGAGATGCTCGCCAAGAGCGCACCGAAGGAGAGGCTCACCGCTCACCTGGCGGCCACGCTAGCGGGCGCCGTCGTCCTGCGGCGGCGCGTCGGGAAGGTCGCTCTGCTGGAGCGGGCCACCGGTGGCCTGTTCTGGCCCGCCGCCTGTCTGGCCGGGCTGTGTCACGACGCCGGGAAGATCCCTGACGGGTTCCAGGCGATGCTCAGGGGTGCCGTCCGGTCCTGGGGTGAGCGGCACGAGGTCGTCTCGCTGGGCTTCCTGCCCGGACTGATCGGCGACGAGTCGCTGCTGCGCTGGGTGGCCACCGGTGTGGCCACCCATCACCGGTCGCTGGAGGGGGAACGCGGTTCGCTGACCCTGGCGTACGGCGGCGTTGCCGAGGAGGAGTGGCGGGAGCGGCTCCAGCCTCTTCCGGGGGACGTGGCCGCCGAACTCGCCGACTGGCTGGCGGCCACGGCGTTGCACGCGGGGCTGCCGGTCACGCCTTCCCAAGCCGAAGAACTGGACGTGCTCGGTGAGGCCCTGCGGTTGTTCGAGGGCGTGCTGGAGACGTGGGAACTCCCCGTCACCCCGGACGAAGGGCTCGCCGCCGTCCTCCTCCAGGGAGCCGTCACGCTGGCCGACCACGTCTCCTCCGCGCACGGCACGCTGCACGTCGGCCAGCCTCTCGACGCCGAGTTCCGGCCGGCGCTGGAAAAGACGTTCGCCGCCAAGGGCAGGGACCTGCGCCCGCACCAGATCGAGGCGGCGGCGGTGGACGGTCATCTCCTGCTCCGGGCTCCTACCGGCTCGGGAAAGACCGAGGCGGGGCTGCTGTGGGCGGCTGGGCAGGTCGCCGCGATCGCCGACGAGACTGGTGGCGTGCCGAGGATCTTCTACACCCTGCCCTACCTGGCCTCGATCAACGCGATGTCGGAGCGGCTGGGGGCTCTGCTGGGAGACGGCACGCTGGTGGGGGTGATGCACTCGCGGGCCGCGTCCTACCACCTGGCCGCGTCCATCTGCCCGGAGGACGGTGAGGACGAGCACGTCGAGGCGGCACGAAAGGCCGTCTCCCGGGCTGCGGCGACCCGATTGTTCCGGGAGACCGTGCGGGTGGGCACACCGTACCAGATCCTGCGTGGCGCGCTGGCCGGTCCCGCGCATTCGGGAACGCTGCTCGACGCCGCGAACTCGGTGTTCGTGCTGGACGAGCTGCACGCCTACGATCCTCAGCGGCTCGGCTACATCCTGGCGACGGCCGGGCTGTGGGAACGGCTCGGCGGGCGGGTCGCCGTACTGTCGGCCACGCTGCCGGACGCTCTGGCACGCCTGTTCCGCGAGGTGCTCGACCAAGATGTTCATCCGGTCGAAGCTTCCACCTCGGGCGCCCAGCTGCGGCATCGGCTCGCGACGCGTGAACGGCACCTGACCGATCCGGAGTCCGTCGAGGAGATCAAGGGCCGGTTGGCGGGTGGCGAATCGGTGCTCGTGGTGGCCAACAATGTGGCCGACGCCCAGCACCTGTTCGCCGAGCTGGCGCCGGAGGTCGACGACGAGACCGCGTTCCTGCTGCACTCGCGGTTCCGCCGGATGGACCGGTCAGCTCTGGAGAGGGCCATCGGCGAACGCTTCGGCGTCGGCGGGCCCCGGAGGCCGGGGCTGGTGGTGGCCACCCAGGTCGTCGAGGTGAGCCTGGATGTGGACTTCGACTGCCTTTTCACCTCCGCGGCGCCCCTGGAGGCTCTGCTTCAGCGGTTCGGCCGGGTCAACCGGGTCGCGGACCGGCCGCCCGCCGACGTCGTCGTCCATCCGGCCACCTTCGCCGCCCGACGCGAGGGCGGCGAGGAGTTCGCCGACGGCGTCTACCCCCGTTTCCCCGTCGAGGCGGGCTGGGAGATCCTGAGCCGCCACGACGGGGAGGAGGTCGACGAGGCGCACGCGCGGGTGTGGCTGGACGAGGTGTACGGCACGGCATGGGGCCGGGACTGGTACGACGAGGTGCTGGAGCACCGGACGGAATTCGCCGAGGCGTTCCTCGGCTTCGCATACCCCTTCGTCAGCCGCGACGAGCTCGCCGAGCGGTTCGACGCGATGTTCGACGGCACGGAGGCGGTCCTCGCCCAGGACCGCGACGCCTACGAGGCGGACCTCAACCGGGTGAGCGGTGACGCGGCGGCGGGGCGCCTGCTGGCCGAGCGGTATCTGATCCCGATGCCGCACTGGGCCGCTCCCCTCACCTCGTGGGAGAAAAAACTCCGCCTGCGCGTCGTCAACGCCGACTACGACGAACGGCTGGGCCTGGGCGAGATCCACGGACCGGCCGCCCAGACTTATCAGGCGGGTGAGGTGCTGTGA
- a CDS encoding CRISPR-associated protein Cas4, with the protein MIGPEDVGGVHVKYLHHCRRQLWLYARGVRPEHLSTTVQMGEAVHETSYTRSSPVDLGAAKLDHLDGAAWVHEVKSSSKPGRADEAQAMHYCYRLHGVGVAAQGAILHYPKTRRTKRLPYTPQAAEQAEADIAAVLEVVSAPVSPPLLPRPSCRGCSYLDYCWNE; encoded by the coding sequence GTGATCGGCCCCGAGGACGTGGGCGGGGTGCACGTCAAGTATCTCCACCACTGCCGAAGACAGCTCTGGCTCTACGCGCGGGGTGTTCGCCCCGAGCATCTCAGCACCACCGTCCAGATGGGCGAGGCCGTCCACGAGACCTCGTACACCCGCAGCTCGCCCGTCGACCTCGGCGCCGCGAAACTGGACCACCTCGACGGCGCGGCCTGGGTCCACGAGGTCAAATCGTCCTCCAAGCCCGGTCGCGCCGACGAGGCCCAGGCCATGCACTACTGCTACCGGCTGCACGGCGTCGGGGTCGCGGCCCAGGGCGCGATCCTGCACTATCCCAAGACCCGCCGCACCAAGCGCCTGCCGTACACCCCTCAGGCGGCCGAGCAGGCCGAGGCCGACATAGCCGCCGTCCTGGAGGTGGTCTCCGCGCCCGTCTCCCCACCGCTCCTCCCCCGGCCGTCCTGCCGGGGTTGCTCCTACCTCGACTACTGCTGGAACGAGTAG
- the cas1 gene encoding CRISPR-associated endonuclease Cas1 — MPTATRTYWLTTPCRIRRKDQSLRIERPDGSPVHIPITDVRDIVACEPIDINTAVISLLNQHRVNVHFLSHYGDYAGSLLTSDTSTSGQTVIAQARLAGDPAASLDIARAIVASTAANVRRVVDRKLLTRPMTILESSIAGASSREELMGAEGTFRRSAWAVLDTRLPDWLRLDGRSRRPPLNAGNAFISYVNGITYARLLSAIRLTPLHSGVAFLHSSMERQRHSLVLDLAEVFKPLFAERLLLRLAGRGQLKPAHFDVDVNQAMLSEPGRKLVVQTVRDELAVTIQHRALGRNVAYDELLYLEALQLTRTCLEGTPYKPFRIWW, encoded by the coding sequence ATGCCCACCGCCACCCGAACCTACTGGCTCACCACGCCCTGCCGGATCCGCCGCAAGGACCAGTCACTGCGGATCGAACGGCCCGACGGCTCACCGGTGCACATCCCGATCACCGACGTACGCGACATCGTGGCCTGCGAGCCCATCGACATCAACACGGCCGTGATCAGCCTGCTGAACCAGCACCGCGTCAACGTCCACTTTCTCAGTCACTACGGGGACTATGCCGGTTCACTGCTGACCTCCGACACGAGCACCTCCGGCCAGACCGTCATCGCCCAGGCCCGGCTGGCCGGCGACCCCGCGGCCTCACTGGACATCGCCCGCGCGATCGTGGCGAGCACCGCGGCGAACGTACGCCGGGTGGTGGACCGAAAACTGCTGACCAGGCCGATGACCATACTGGAGTCCTCCATCGCCGGAGCGTCCAGCCGCGAGGAGCTCATGGGCGCCGAGGGCACCTTCCGCCGCTCGGCCTGGGCGGTGCTCGACACCCGCCTGCCCGACTGGCTGCGCCTGGACGGCCGTTCGCGCCGCCCTCCGCTCAACGCCGGGAACGCCTTCATCAGCTACGTCAACGGCATCACGTACGCACGGCTGCTGTCGGCGATCCGCCTCACCCCGCTGCACTCGGGCGTGGCCTTCCTGCACAGCAGCATGGAACGCCAGCGCCACTCCCTGGTCCTGGACCTCGCCGAGGTGTTCAAACCGCTGTTCGCCGAACGGCTTCTCCTCAGGCTCGCGGGCCGGGGCCAGCTCAAGCCCGCCCATTTCGATGTCGACGTCAACCAGGCGATGCTGAGCGAGCCCGGCCGCAAACTCGTCGTGCAGACGGTCCGGGACGAACTGGCCGTGACCATCCAGCATCGCGCCCTGGGCCGCAACGTCGCGTACGACGAGCTGCTCTATCTCGAAGCCCTCCAGCTCACCCGCACATGCCTGGAAGGCACCCCGTACAAGCCGTTCAGAATCTGGTGGTGA
- the cas2 gene encoding CRISPR-associated endonuclease Cas2, translated as MYVVVVYDTLAKRNAAILRLCRQYLHHVQRSVFEGALSPAQLRRFHHKVTEVIDTGYDSVLVFTFPPGTTPERHEWGIAQPAPSDIL; from the coding sequence GTGTACGTCGTGGTGGTCTACGACACCCTGGCCAAACGCAACGCCGCCATCCTGCGGCTGTGCCGCCAATACCTTCACCACGTGCAGCGGAGCGTGTTCGAGGGCGCCCTCAGTCCCGCACAACTACGGCGCTTCCACCACAAGGTCACAGAGGTGATCGACACCGGCTACGACAGTGTCCTGGTCTTCACCTTCCCACCCGGCACCACCCCCGAACGCCACGAATGGGGCATCGCCCAACCCGCTCCCAGCGATATCCTTTAA
- a CDS encoding S26 family signal peptidase, translating into MIIGGLLFGVLLLAAGASWARRSYMVIIVDGTSMTPTLTDGDRVLVRRRRLDQVSRGNVVVLEPPLDPSGRYMPGPSGPDGRRWNIKRVAALPGDPVPAGITAGAAMALVPSGAVVVLGDNPADSVDSRQRGFFPADQVLGVALRRLGGSAL; encoded by the coding sequence TTGATCATCGGTGGGCTACTCTTCGGTGTTCTCCTCTTGGCCGCGGGCGCTTCCTGGGCTCGCCGAAGCTATATGGTGATCATCGTTGACGGAACGAGCATGACGCCGACGCTGACCGACGGCGACCGCGTCCTGGTGCGGCGGCGACGGCTCGATCAGGTGAGCCGGGGCAATGTCGTCGTGCTCGAGCCTCCGCTGGATCCTTCCGGTCGGTACATGCCCGGGCCGTCCGGTCCGGACGGCCGACGCTGGAACATCAAGCGGGTCGCCGCGTTGCCCGGTGATCCGGTGCCGGCGGGGATCACGGCCGGTGCCGCCATGGCTCTGGTGCCTTCCGGGGCGGTGGTGGTCCTCGGTGACAACCCGGCGGACAGTGTCGACTCCCGACAGCGAGGGTTCTTTCCCGCGGACCAGGTGCTCGGCGTCGCACTGCGCCGGTTGGGCGGGTCGGCCCTTTGA
- a CDS encoding RNA-guided endonuclease InsQ/TnpB family protein, giving the protein MRLRYNYRVYPDGDQRAALARAFGCARVVFNDGLRMRADARAANLPYISDGDLSKRIITQAKQTPQRAWLGEVSAVILQQALADLNTAYRTFFASLAGKRKGRKVGPPRFRSRKDSRQAIRFTKNARFTVTESGRLRLPKIGDVPVRWSRSLPSDPSSVTVIKDSAGRYFASFVVETSDEPLPETSPEIGIDLGLTHFAVMSDGEKVDNPRILRRAAKKLRRAQKALSRTKKGSANRGKAKLKVAKAYAKVTDTRRDWAHKLSTTLIRDNQAVYVEDLAVSALARTKLAKSVHDAGWSQFVAMLEYKAVRYGRHFAKIDRWFPSSKLCSACGTIATSMPLTIRSWTCGCGATHDRDINAAINILAAGQTERLNDCGAQVRPGRVPAPREEAVTHPQPHARQTGISVL; this is encoded by the coding sequence GTGCGGCTTCGTTACAACTACCGGGTGTATCCCGACGGCGACCAGCGTGCCGCGCTGGCACGGGCGTTCGGGTGCGCCCGCGTGGTGTTCAACGACGGGCTGCGTATGCGGGCCGATGCCCGCGCGGCGAATTTGCCATACATCTCGGACGGGGATCTGTCCAAGCGGATCATCACTCAGGCCAAGCAGACCCCGCAGCGGGCGTGGCTGGGCGAAGTCTCAGCCGTGATCCTTCAGCAGGCGCTCGCCGATCTGAACACCGCCTACCGCACCTTCTTCGCTTCCCTGGCAGGCAAGCGCAAGGGCCGCAAAGTCGGCCCGCCCCGGTTTCGGTCGCGCAAGGACTCCCGCCAAGCGATCCGGTTCACCAAGAACGCCCGGTTCACGGTCACCGAGTCGGGCCGCCTGCGGTTGCCGAAGATCGGGGATGTGCCGGTTCGCTGGTCGCGGTCGCTGCCGTCGGACCCATCCTCGGTGACGGTGATCAAGGACTCGGCGGGCCGGTACTTCGCGTCGTTCGTGGTCGAGACCTCCGACGAGCCGTTGCCCGAGACGAGCCCCGAGATTGGTATCGATCTGGGTCTGACGCACTTCGCGGTGATGTCGGACGGCGAGAAGGTGGACAACCCGCGCATCCTGCGGCGCGCGGCCAAGAAACTCCGCAGGGCGCAGAAGGCGCTGAGCCGCACAAAGAAGGGCTCGGCGAACCGGGGCAAGGCCAAGCTCAAGGTTGCCAAGGCGTACGCCAAGGTGACCGACACACGCCGAGACTGGGCACACAAGCTCTCCACCACGTTGATCCGCGACAACCAAGCGGTGTACGTGGAAGACCTTGCGGTGTCGGCTCTGGCGCGCACCAAGCTGGCCAAGAGCGTGCACGACGCGGGCTGGTCACAGTTCGTCGCCATGCTGGAGTACAAGGCCGTCAGGTACGGCCGCCACTTCGCCAAGATCGACCGCTGGTTCCCGTCGTCGAAGCTGTGCTCGGCGTGCGGCACCATCGCCACCTCGATGCCGCTCACCATCCGGTCGTGGACGTGCGGATGTGGTGCCACCCACGACCGGGACATCAACGCCGCGATCAACATCCTCGCCGCCGGGCAGACGGAGAGGCTAAACGACTGTGGAGCGCAGGTAAGACCGGGACGTGTTCCGGCACCGCGCGAAGAAGCAGTAACCCACCCGCAGCCGCACGCGCGGCAGACGGGAATCTCCGTCCTTTAG
- the tnpA gene encoding IS200/IS605 family transposase, with protein MAEHEDIRTGRHCVFALHAHLVFVTRFRHRVFTDPHLSRMEEIMRDVCADFETELAEFNGENNHVHLLMNFPPKIALSKLVNSLKGVSSRRMRTEFPESARHCYRANRLWSGSYFAGSVGGVPISVLRRCIERQNRPA; from the coding sequence ATGGCCGAACACGAAGACATCAGGACCGGCAGGCACTGCGTTTTTGCCCTGCATGCGCATTTGGTCTTCGTGACCAGGTTTCGGCACCGGGTGTTCACCGACCCCCACCTGAGCAGGATGGAGGAGATCATGCGGGACGTGTGCGCCGACTTCGAGACCGAGCTTGCCGAGTTCAACGGCGAGAACAATCACGTCCACCTATTGATGAACTTCCCGCCCAAGATCGCCCTGTCCAAACTCGTCAACTCGTTGAAGGGCGTATCCTCACGCAGGATGCGCACCGAGTTTCCCGAGTCGGCCCGTCACTGTTACCGGGCGAACAGGCTGTGGTCGGGCTCATACTTCGCCGGGTCGGTGGGCGGCGTACCGATCAGCGTCCTGCGCCGGTGCATCGAGCGGCAAAACCGCCCGGCTTAG